One Mya arenaria isolate MELC-2E11 chromosome 7, ASM2691426v1 genomic window carries:
- the LOC128240928 gene encoding uncharacterized protein LOC128240928, translated as MRTILVHLRDDVMRTILVQQSHDAMRIIILQQIDDAMRAIILNQIDDAMRAIILQQIDDVMRAIIIHRCDDAMRAIILQQSHDAMRKLILQQIDYALRAIILHQDDDAMRAIILQQSDYAMLAIILQQSYDAMRTIILQQIDDAMRAIILQQIDVALLAIILQQSDYAMRAIILQQSDYAMRAIILQQSDYATRAIILQQSDYAMRTIILQQSDYAMRAIILQQSDYAMLAIILQQCDYAMRAIILQQSDYAMRAIILQQSDYAMRAIILQQSDYDMLAIILQQSDDVMLAIILHQSDGAMRVIILQQSDDAMRATAER; from the coding sequence ATGCGTACAATTCTCGTGCATTTGCGTGATGATGTTATGCGTACAATTCTCGTTCAGCAGAGCCATGATGCTATGCGTATAATTATCCTACAGCAGatcgatgatgctatgcgtgcTATTATCCTTAACCAGatcgatgatgctatgcgtgcTATTATCCTACAGCAGATCGATGATGTTATGCGTGCTATAATCATACACCGatgcgatgatgctatgcgtgcTATTATCCTACAGCAGAGCCATGATGCTATGCGTAAACTTATCCTACAGCAGATCGATTATGCTTTGCGTGCTATTATCCTACACCAAgacgatgatgctatgcgtgcTATAATCCTACAGCAGAGCGATTATGCTATGCTTGCTATTATCCTACAGCAGAGctatgatgctatgcgtacaaTTATCCTACAGCAGattgatgatgctatgcgtgcTATTATCCTACAGCAGATCGATGTTGCTTTGCTAGCTATTATCCTACAGCAAAGCGATTATGCTATGCGTGCTATTATCCTACAGCAGAGCGATTATGCTATGCGTGCTATTATCCTACAGCAGAGCGATTATGCTACGCGTGCTATTATCTTACAGCAGAGCGATTATGCTATGCGTACTATTATCCTACAGCAGAGCGATTATGCTATGCGTGCTATTATCCTACAGCAGAGCGATTATGCTATGCTCGCAATAATCTTACAGCAGTGCGATTATGCTATGCGTGCTATTATCCTACAGCAGAGCGATTATGCTATGCGTGCTATTATCCTACAGCAGAGCGATTATGCTATGCGTGCTATTATCCTACAGCAGAGCGATTATGATATGCTAGCTATTATCCTACAGCAGAGCGATGATGTTATGCTAGCTATTATCCTACACCAGAGCGATGGTGCAATGCGTGTTATTATCCTACAGCAGAGCGATGATGCAATGCGTGCTACAGCAGAGCGATGA